The Leptolyngbya ohadii IS1 genome has a segment encoding these proteins:
- a CDS encoding ATP-binding protein: MPNPIFTTEALSRALIANLPGGATFVVDRNLRYLLAEGEALATAGFKPEDFMGRTIFEVLPPDLAASYEPMYRQALAGEPFEHEHQAHEHTYISRGTPLRTDSGEVYAVLVVSYDISERKRVEDERKRAEAAIAADLANEELLRKLAVRLISEENVTTIYDEILSATITIARADAGTIQIYDPQTKSLELIASQNFSRTITDYFHHVDASSRTACGIAMNTGQRAFVDFPDEVADFGCQLLINEGIQAALALPLVSRTGTPLGMLNAHWRETRHRPSDRELRFLDLLARQAADLIEQRQAEATLRESEARLQSIANLVPDLLWDSEPSGSTNWYNQRWMEYTGQTFEQAICRGWTNVIHPDDQEGSARHYQEAVEQGIPLQQEHRIRRHDGAYRWFVVKASPLKDESGKVIKMYGAATDIHEQRVALEALRASEVKYRTLFEAIDEGFAIYELKRDENGNVVDMLYRETNEAYERLTGLTNVVGRWASELVPNLEPSWFEKNQRVADTGIPIREEDYIADLDRWFSVHHSCVGGAGSNLIAAVFDNITDRKQREQQQAFLLKFSDALRTEPDVDAIANRAIQMLIEQLQLDRSYITTYYLEDNRADLNYQIGNDSVPPLPDYFVLSDYPEAFKTTFEGTLVIEDDWERQGLSEAERRNSRNLGMRAMVAATLRKENYPLWSMVAISSVPRRWTSAEIKLVEEVAERTWAAIERAKAEDTLRESEAKYRSLFESMNDGFCIIELIYNEQQQPIDYRFLEANSAFERQSGLSDPLGKTGLSFAPNHDPELFANYQQALVMGEPIEFEIEMADLGRYYRISVNRHGDLQKKQLAIVFNDITDRKNRELNVAFLDEIGKELSRLSAPDEIIQTVGAHLGEFLQASGCIFADVDEAKNEATIHHGWNTADVASLKQTFRLADYFGEEFSRAGRAGEAVIVCNTGHDERANAEAYARLQIGSFVTVPFQRHGRWVANITVTSREPREWRVDEIELLREIASRVFPRIERARAEADLRESEAKYRSLFDTIDEGFAIAEVIYDDSGQPVDILYLEANLAASRLTGVPDLTQQRLSELSPDWETDWAELYDRVAQSGISERTERYATPFQRWYDFFVFRLEAAAESSNRRVAVIFQDITDRKRAEEHQAFLLKLSDALRAESNPDSVGVLATQMLAQYMEVERCHIIRLSLAQGLGWVGPECHAPDLPHLTGEYRYADFPIVMHRLETEPLIIHDLWNDSSLPETDKQSIAAMGMQAALTCPLRKGARDTIWALNVGDRNPRTWSEHDRVLVEEAAERIWAAIERAKAEAAMREAELQRVREQSAREQERQRAESLVELDRAKTLFFSNVSHEFRTPLTLSLAPLQDALSDRTHPLDPVHRERLELVHCNSLRLLKLVNTLLDFSRIEAGRMEAVYEPTDLATFTAELSSVFRSAIERAGLQLIVDCPPLPEPVFVDREMWEKIVLNLLSNAFKFTFEGEIRVSLHSTDRNQAVLQIQDTGAGIAPEHLPHLFERFYQVRGTQARTHEGSGIGLALVHELVRLQGGTIEVSSTVGEGTCFTIALPFGTDHLPSDRLHFEGDRPAVRTLASTAMGATAYVEEAERWLPEGNGEEISIPTSYSLLPTPPSARVLVIDDNADMREYLTRILCDHVQVEAVADGTAALAAVQAQVPNLIVSDVMMPGLDGFELLQALRADSRTREIPIILLSARAGEEAIVEGLEAGADDYLIKPFSAQELISRVTAHLQTAQLRGEALQEARSTLRSRDEFISVVSHELNTPLVSILGWTRMLRSSPSNPVMLNKALDTIERNATLQGKLVQDLLDLSRITAGKLRLNPQPIELQPVIETAIATVTQSAAEKGINLTWQEPVTEPVVVMGDGDRLSQVLINLLTNAIKFTPESGSVTLELSVVNNDNSADDSYAEIRVTDTGIGIAAEFLPHVFDRFRQAEEAHSAKGLGLGLAIAHHIVELHDGTIHADSAGEGQGATFTVRLPLLQNSES, encoded by the coding sequence ATGCCAAACCCGATTTTTACGACCGAAGCGCTATCACGGGCTTTGATTGCTAATCTTCCGGGAGGGGCAACGTTTGTCGTTGATCGGAATCTGCGCTATTTGCTAGCGGAAGGGGAAGCACTGGCAACTGCCGGATTCAAACCAGAGGACTTTATGGGGCGGACGATTTTTGAGGTGCTGCCGCCCGATCTAGCCGCAAGCTACGAGCCGATGTATCGTCAAGCTCTGGCAGGAGAACCCTTTGAGCATGAACACCAGGCTCACGAGCATACTTACATCTCACGGGGGACACCGCTTCGGACTGACAGCGGAGAGGTTTATGCGGTACTGGTGGTTTCTTATGATATTAGCGAGCGCAAGCGCGTCGAAGACGAACGCAAACGGGCTGAAGCCGCGATCGCCGCCGACCTCGCGAACGAGGAACTGCTGCGTAAACTCGCAGTGCGCCTCATTAGCGAGGAGAATGTCACGACGATCTATGACGAGATCCTCTCTGCTACCATTACCATCGCCCGCGCCGATGCGGGAACCATCCAGATCTACGATCCGCAAACGAAGTCGCTCGAACTGATCGCGAGCCAGAACTTCTCGCGCACCATCACCGACTATTTCCACCACGTTGACGCAAGCAGCCGCACTGCCTGTGGTATCGCCATGAACACGGGACAGCGAGCATTCGTTGACTTCCCTGACGAAGTTGCGGACTTTGGCTGTCAATTGCTCATCAACGAAGGTATTCAAGCCGCGCTGGCGCTACCGTTGGTTTCGCGCACGGGCACGCCGCTCGGAATGCTGAATGCTCACTGGCGTGAAACGAGGCACCGTCCGAGCGATCGCGAACTGCGGTTTCTCGACTTGCTAGCGCGGCAGGCGGCTGACCTGATCGAACAACGGCAAGCCGAAGCTACTCTGCGCGAGTCGGAAGCCCGCTTGCAGTCGATCGCCAACCTCGTTCCCGATCTGCTGTGGGATAGCGAACCGAGCGGCTCGACCAACTGGTATAACCAGCGCTGGATGGAATACACGGGGCAAACCTTCGAGCAGGCGATCTGTCGGGGTTGGACGAATGTCATTCACCCAGACGATCAGGAAGGGTCAGCGCGGCATTACCAGGAAGCCGTCGAACAGGGAATACCGCTGCAACAAGAACACCGCATTCGGCGGCATGATGGAGCCTATCGCTGGTTCGTCGTTAAGGCTTCGCCGCTCAAGGATGAAAGTGGCAAGGTGATTAAGATGTATGGTGCGGCGACCGATATTCATGAGCAACGGGTCGCCCTGGAAGCATTGCGCGCATCGGAAGTCAAATATCGCACGTTGTTCGAGGCGATTGATGAAGGTTTTGCCATCTACGAACTCAAGCGCGATGAAAACGGAAACGTTGTCGATATGCTTTACCGCGAAACCAACGAAGCATACGAGCGGCTTACCGGATTGACGAACGTAGTCGGACGTTGGGCAAGCGAACTCGTTCCGAATCTTGAGCCTTCGTGGTTTGAAAAAAATCAGCGAGTTGCCGATACGGGCATTCCAATTCGAGAAGAAGATTACATTGCCGACCTCGATCGCTGGTTTAGCGTGCATCATTCGTGTGTCGGCGGCGCGGGCAGCAACCTGATCGCTGCCGTCTTCGACAACATCACTGATCGCAAACAACGGGAGCAACAGCAAGCTTTCCTACTCAAGTTCTCCGACGCGCTGCGGACAGAGCCAGATGTGGATGCCATAGCGAACCGTGCTATCCAAATGCTCATCGAGCAATTGCAGCTCGATCGCAGTTACATCACAACGTACTATCTGGAAGATAACCGCGCCGACCTCAATTATCAAATTGGCAACGACAGTGTGCCGCCGTTGCCCGACTACTTTGTCTTGTCCGATTACCCCGAAGCTTTTAAGACCACGTTTGAAGGAACCCTCGTGATTGAAGACGACTGGGAAAGACAGGGATTGTCGGAAGCCGAGAGGCGTAACAGTCGTAATCTCGGAATGCGCGCAATGGTAGCAGCAACCTTACGCAAGGAAAACTACCCGCTCTGGTCAATGGTCGCAATCTCGTCAGTTCCGCGTCGCTGGACATCGGCTGAGATCAAGTTGGTCGAAGAAGTTGCCGAACGCACGTGGGCGGCGATCGAGCGCGCAAAAGCCGAAGATACCTTGCGCGAATCGGAAGCGAAATATCGATCGCTGTTTGAATCGATGAACGATGGCTTTTGCATCATCGAACTCATCTATAACGAACAGCAGCAGCCGATCGACTACCGCTTTCTAGAAGCGAATTCCGCTTTTGAACGGCAAAGCGGATTGAGTGACCCCCTTGGCAAAACGGGACTTTCCTTCGCGCCCAATCACGATCCCGAACTTTTCGCCAACTATCAACAGGCTCTGGTCATGGGTGAGCCGATTGAGTTTGAGATCGAGATGGCGGATTTAGGGCGATATTACCGAATCAGTGTCAATCGACACGGTGACTTGCAGAAAAAACAACTCGCGATCGTCTTTAACGACATTACCGATCGCAAAAACCGCGAACTGAACGTCGCTTTTCTCGACGAAATCGGCAAGGAGTTATCCCGACTGTCTGCACCTGACGAGATTATACAAACAGTCGGCGCGCATCTCGGCGAATTCCTACAAGCTTCGGGCTGCATTTTTGCGGACGTTGACGAAGCCAAAAACGAAGCCACCATCCATCACGGCTGGAACACCGCAGACGTTGCGAGCCTCAAGCAAACCTTTCGGCTGGCAGATTATTTTGGCGAAGAGTTCAGCCGCGCCGGTCGCGCTGGCGAAGCAGTCATTGTCTGCAACACCGGGCACGACGAACGCGCGAACGCGGAGGCTTACGCCCGGCTGCAAATCGGCAGCTTTGTCACGGTTCCATTTCAGCGGCACGGACGCTGGGTGGCAAACATCACCGTAACGAGCCGAGAACCGCGCGAGTGGCGAGTGGACGAAATCGAGCTTTTGCGGGAAATTGCGAGCCGCGTTTTTCCGCGCATCGAACGCGCCCGCGCTGAAGCAGACTTACGCGAATCGGAAGCCAAATATCGATCGCTGTTCGACACAATCGATGAAGGCTTTGCCATTGCTGAAGTGATTTACGATGACTCAGGGCAGCCCGTTGATATTCTGTATCTCGAAGCCAATCTCGCTGCTTCACGACTGACTGGCGTTCCCGATCTCACCCAGCAACGGCTGAGTGAGCTTTCACCGGACTGGGAGACGGATTGGGCGGAACTTTATGATCGCGTCGCCCAAAGCGGCATCAGCGAACGCACCGAACGCTATGCTACACCGTTCCAGCGATGGTATGACTTCTTCGTTTTTCGCCTCGAAGCGGCAGCGGAGTCTAGTAACCGTCGAGTCGCCGTAATTTTCCAAGATATCACCGATCGCAAGCGCGCCGAAGAGCATCAAGCGTTTCTGCTTAAGCTCAGCGATGCCTTGCGCGCCGAAAGCAATCCCGACTCAGTTGGCGTACTCGCTACCCAAATGCTTGCTCAGTACATGGAGGTGGAGCGCTGCCACATCATCCGGTTATCACTGGCACAAGGGCTGGGCTGGGTTGGACCTGAGTGCCACGCGCCCGATTTGCCGCACCTGACTGGGGAATATCGCTACGCTGATTTTCCAATTGTGATGCACAGGCTGGAAACCGAGCCGCTGATCATTCACGATCTCTGGAACGATTCCAGCCTGCCGGAAACAGACAAGCAATCAATTGCAGCAATGGGGATGCAGGCTGCACTGACCTGCCCACTACGCAAAGGAGCGCGCGATACTATCTGGGCACTGAACGTTGGCGATCGCAACCCACGCACATGGTCTGAACATGACCGAGTTCTGGTCGAGGAAGCGGCTGAACGCATCTGGGCAGCGATCGAACGCGCAAAAGCCGAAGCAGCCATGCGTGAAGCGGAACTTCAGCGAGTGCGAGAACAATCTGCCCGTGAACAAGAACGCCAACGCGCCGAATCTCTGGTAGAACTCGATCGCGCCAAAACCCTCTTCTTCAGCAACGTCAGCCACGAATTCCGCACACCCCTAACGCTATCATTGGCTCCGTTGCAAGATGCCCTGAGTGATCGCACCCATCCCCTCGACCCAGTTCATCGAGAACGCTTAGAACTTGTTCACTGTAACAGCCTCCGCCTATTGAAACTGGTCAACACCCTGCTCGACTTCTCCCGCATTGAGGCTGGACGCATGGAAGCCGTGTATGAACCCACGGACTTAGCAACGTTCACCGCAGAACTCAGCAGCGTGTTTCGGTCTGCGATCGAACGAGCAGGTTTGCAGTTAATTGTTGATTGTCCCCCCCTACCCGAACCCGTTTTCGTAGATCGGGAAATGTGGGAAAAGATTGTTCTGAATTTGCTCTCTAACGCTTTTAAGTTCACCTTTGAAGGCGAAATCAGAGTCAGTTTGCATTCGACTGATCGCAATCAAGCCGTTCTCCAAATTCAAGATACGGGAGCCGGAATTGCCCCCGAACACCTACCCCATCTATTTGAGCGGTTCTATCAAGTCCGAGGCACCCAGGCACGAACCCATGAAGGATCAGGAATCGGTCTTGCTTTGGTACATGAACTGGTTCGACTACAAGGCGGCACCATTGAAGTCAGTAGCACCGTGGGAGAAGGCACTTGTTTTACGATCGCCCTGCCCTTTGGGACAGACCATCTACCCAGCGATCGCCTTCACTTTGAAGGCGATCGCCCTGCCGTTCGCACCCTGGCATCTACTGCAATGGGGGCTACTGCCTATGTGGAAGAAGCAGAGCGATGGTTGCCAGAGGGAAATGGGGAAGAAATATCTATCCCTACTTCTTACTCCCTACTTCCTACTCCCCCTTCAGCACGTGTGCTTGTCATCGATGACAATGCCGACATGAGGGAGTATTTGACCCGTATCCTGTGCGATCATGTTCAAGTCGAAGCCGTTGCAGATGGAACAGCGGCTCTGGCAGCAGTTCAAGCACAAGTCCCCAATCTCATCGTGAGCGATGTGATGATGCCAGGACTGGATGGGTTTGAGTTGCTCCAAGCGTTGCGAGCAGATTCGCGTACCAGAGAAATTCCCATTATTCTGCTCTCAGCTCGTGCCGGAGAAGAAGCGATCGTCGAAGGACTAGAAGCAGGCGCAGATGACTATTTGATCAAACCCTTCTCAGCGCAAGAACTAATATCTCGTGTGACAGCTCATCTCCAAACGGCACAGCTACGCGGAGAGGCATTGCAAGAAGCCAGAAGCACCCTTCGCAGCCGGGATGAATTTATCTCCGTCGTTTCCCATGAACTGAACACTCCTCTAGTGTCCATTCTCGGCTGGACGCGCATGTTGCGAAGTAGCCCTTCCAACCCAGTGATGCTGAACAAAGCATTAGACACGATCGAGCGCAATGCCACGCTGCAAGGCAAACTGGTTCAAGATCTGCTGGATCTATCACGGATTACCGCAGGCAAACTTCGTCTGAATCCTCAACCGATTGAACTACAGCCTGTGATTGAAACCGCGATCGCAACAGTCACTCAATCCGCAGCAGAAAAAGGGATTAATCTGACTTGGCAGGAACCCGTTACGGAACCCGTTGTCGTGATGGGAGATGGCGATCGCCTCAGTCAAGTTCTGATCAACCTCCTCACCAACGCCATCAAATTCACACCCGAATCTGGCAGCGTCACCCTTGAACTATCAGTCGTGAACAATGACAACTCTGCTGACGATTCCTATGCCGAAATTCGAGTTACCGATACAGGCATTGGGATTGCGGCTGAATTTCTGCCCCATGTGTTTGATCGCTTCCGTCAAGCTGAAGAAGCGCATTCAGCGAAGGGATTGGGGTTAGGACTTGCGATCGCCCATCACATTGTCGAACTCCACGATGGGACTATCCATGCTGATAGTGCAGGAGAAGGACAAGGGGCAACCTTCACCGTCAGGTTACCGCTCCTACAGAACAGTGAAAGCTAA
- a CDS encoding ATP-binding response regulator has product MELVAQQVESSIATARSYEAERKRAEALAELDRAKTTFFSNVSHEFRTPLTLMLGPAEDALSDRDEPLLPNQQQRIEVIQRNGLRLLKLVNTLLDFSRIESDRISAVYEPTDLATLTAELASVFRSAIERAKLRLVVDCPPLHEPIYVDREMWEKIVLNLISNAFKFTFTGTITVRLHLVGNHVELAVQDTGIGIPAVEMGHLFERFYRVKGAQGRTFEGSGIGLSLVQELVKLHSGTVEVSSVEGEGSCFHVLIPTGCAHLPAERIGATRTLASTATGASPYVEEALRWLPQENESTQAITRQEERETPFAPTYAHTSSSASSRILLVDDNADMRGYLKRLLTQRWQVETAANGAIALDMIQQQLPDLVLTDVMMPEVDGFQLLKTLRADPITQSIPIILLSARAGEEATVEGLEAGADDYLIKPFSARELVARVETQLQMSQLRQELSANRFKNEFLMTVTHELQSPLASILGWARFLQTKSLDPDTTARALATIERNATIEAKLIKNLLDVASILSGKLRLKSQIVDLASLVRNVTTAFQEAAEAKNIQLVETISNQVPSNVFADGDRLKQVITNLLENAIKFTPEGGQVTVQLDCFDSDIQLTISDTGSGIRPDFLPFAFDRFTQAEVPSRHTPGGVGIGLAIARHIIELHHGTIEVASEGEGQGATLIVRLPLTRAAQIKSDPQARE; this is encoded by the coding sequence CTGGAATTAGTTGCTCAGCAAGTTGAAAGTTCCATTGCCACGGCTCGCAGCTATGAGGCAGAGCGCAAACGGGCGGAGGCACTGGCAGAACTCGATCGCGCCAAAACCACTTTCTTCAGCAATGTCAGCCATGAGTTTCGTACACCGCTGACGCTGATGCTCGGTCCTGCGGAGGATGCGTTAAGCGATCGAGATGAGCCACTGTTACCCAATCAACAGCAGCGAATTGAAGTTATCCAACGGAATGGCTTGCGGTTGCTCAAGCTGGTCAACACCCTACTGGATTTCTCCCGCATTGAGAGCGATCGAATCTCTGCCGTTTATGAACCGACTGATTTAGCAACCTTGACCGCAGAATTAGCGAGTGTCTTTCGGTCTGCGATCGAGCGGGCAAAGTTGCGCTTGGTGGTTGATTGTCCCCCTTTACATGAGCCAATTTATGTCGATCGCGAGATGTGGGAAAAGATTGTGCTCAATCTCATCTCCAATGCGTTCAAATTTACCTTTACAGGCACAATTACGGTTCGTTTACATCTCGTTGGCAACCACGTTGAACTCGCGGTACAAGACACGGGCATTGGCATTCCAGCCGTAGAAATGGGGCATCTGTTTGAGCGATTCTACCGGGTCAAAGGAGCGCAGGGACGCACCTTTGAAGGATCAGGAATTGGTTTATCGTTGGTGCAGGAATTAGTCAAACTGCATAGCGGCACGGTTGAGGTGAGCAGTGTTGAGGGGGAAGGTAGTTGCTTTCACGTGTTGATTCCGACTGGCTGCGCTCATTTACCCGCTGAACGAATTGGGGCAACCCGAACGTTAGCATCAACCGCAACAGGAGCATCCCCCTATGTGGAGGAAGCGTTGCGGTGGTTGCCTCAAGAGAATGAAAGCACCCAAGCGATTACACGTCAGGAAGAACGAGAAACACCCTTTGCGCCAACCTATGCCCATACCTCCTCCTCGGCATCCAGTCGAATTCTGCTGGTGGATGATAATGCCGATATGCGGGGCTACCTGAAGCGGTTATTGACCCAGCGATGGCAAGTAGAGACGGCTGCAAATGGGGCGATCGCCCTCGACATGATCCAACAACAGCTACCTGACCTCGTCCTGACCGATGTGATGATGCCAGAGGTGGACGGCTTTCAACTGCTCAAGACACTGCGGGCTGACCCCATCACTCAAAGTATTCCAATTATTCTTTTGTCAGCACGAGCAGGCGAAGAAGCAACAGTGGAAGGGCTGGAAGCTGGAGCCGATGATTACCTGATCAAACCCTTCTCTGCGCGGGAGTTGGTGGCACGAGTCGAAACCCAACTGCAAATGTCTCAACTTCGTCAGGAGCTATCCGCCAATCGCTTCAAAAATGAGTTTCTCATGACAGTCACGCATGAACTGCAATCGCCGCTGGCAAGCATTCTGGGATGGGCACGATTTCTCCAAACCAAATCCCTTGATCCTGATACAACGGCACGAGCACTGGCAACGATCGAGCGTAACGCCACGATTGAAGCAAAACTGATTAAGAACTTGTTGGATGTAGCAAGCATTCTCTCTGGAAAGCTGCGCCTAAAGTCTCAAATTGTTGATCTGGCTTCTCTCGTTCGGAACGTGACGACAGCCTTTCAGGAAGCGGCTGAGGCAAAAAATATTCAACTGGTTGAAACAATATCCAATCAGGTGCCGAGCAATGTGTTTGCGGATGGCGATCGACTGAAACAAGTCATTACTAACCTGCTAGAGAACGCTATCAAATTTACCCCAGAAGGTGGACAAGTCACTGTTCAGTTGGATTGTTTTGACTCTGACATACAACTCACTATCAGCGATACCGGAAGTGGCATCCGTCCTGATTTTCTGCCCTTCGCCTTCGATCGCTTCACCCAGGCAGAAGTGCCCAGTCGTCATACCCCTGGAGGAGTCGGGATTGGACTGGCGATCGCCCGTCACATCATCGAATTGCACCACGGTACGATCGAGGTCGCCAGTGAGGGTGAAGGACAAGGCGCAACCTTGATTGTCAGACTGCCACTGACCCGTGCGGCTCAAATCAAGTCCGATCCTCAAGCGCGGGAGTGA
- a CDS encoding IS1 family transposase, which produces MKPYLLCPNCGSDDIMKNGTTRRGKQNYKCRDCGRQFVEDPQWRAIDPDRKAMVDCLLLEKIPLAGIARVMNLSQDWLQRYVNRCYAGVRQRVQVHPKARGPLEVQMDELWSFVDDKGNKQWVWLALDVATREIVGCYVGDRSAEAAMRLWQSMPAVYRQCAIVYTDYWEAYAKVLPSKRHCAVGKESGLTSYIERFNNTLRQRVSRLVRRTLSFSKKLENHIGAIWYFIHHYNKLIGAEVLSR; this is translated from the coding sequence ATGAAGCCTTATCTCCTCTGCCCTAACTGTGGCTCAGACGACATCATGAAAAACGGCACCACTCGTCGTGGCAAGCAGAATTACAAATGCCGCGATTGTGGTCGTCAGTTCGTTGAAGACCCGCAGTGGAGAGCTATCGACCCAGACCGCAAAGCAATGGTTGACTGTTTGTTGCTGGAGAAGATTCCTTTGGCGGGTATTGCTCGTGTGATGAACCTATCGCAGGACTGGCTGCAACGCTATGTCAACCGTTGCTACGCTGGGGTGCGTCAAAGGGTTCAAGTGCATCCTAAAGCTAGGGGACCCTTAGAGGTGCAGATGGATGAATTATGGTCGTTTGTGGATGATAAGGGCAACAAGCAGTGGGTGTGGTTGGCACTGGATGTTGCAACGCGTGAGATTGTCGGATGTTATGTTGGCGACCGTTCAGCAGAGGCTGCAATGAGATTATGGCAATCGATGCCTGCTGTTTATCGACAATGTGCCATCGTGTACACCGACTACTGGGAAGCTTATGCCAAGGTTTTACCGAGTAAACGTCATTGTGCAGTAGGCAAGGAGAGCGGCTTGACCAGCTACATTGAACGATTCAACAACACGCTGAGGCAACGAGTGTCACGCTTAGTGAGGAGAACATTGTCGTTCTCGAAGAAGCTGGAGAATCACATTGGAGCGATTTGGTATTTCATTCATCACTACAACAAACTGATAGGTGCAGAGGTACTTAGTCGTTAG
- a CDS encoding GAF domain-containing protein, whose protein sequence is MTIASESPNPLSEVLFAGGGEMGALMRSHNWSSTPLGPVENWSPTLRSMVSTMLASRFSQTIFWGDDLIQLYNDACIANYGRNHPKALGLPLRETWSEIWDDQIKPMFKGIKDTGEAVFAEDLLFQLLRFGDLEEAYFTVCYSPILDEVGKFSGILCTNTETTQQVIDRRRLTMLREVATAGSGAKTLQSACTAAADTLNPYDIPFTLFYQVNSEGNLAELVAASGLSADSAAAPPTMTLTPGSDTSNSTEQSQGWLLTEVLQSREPLLMTDVGDRFGVLPGGPWPESPRSAMILPILSGSKEQAECLLVAGISPRLQFNSG, encoded by the coding sequence ATGACGATCGCTTCCGAATCCCCCAATCCCTTATCTGAGGTCCTATTTGCAGGCGGTGGCGAAATGGGAGCCTTGATGCGATCGCACAATTGGTCGAGCACGCCTTTAGGTCCGGTCGAGAACTGGTCGCCAACCCTACGAAGCATGGTCAGTACCATGCTTGCGTCTCGCTTTTCCCAAACCATTTTTTGGGGAGATGACCTGATTCAGCTTTACAACGATGCCTGCATTGCCAATTATGGGAGAAATCATCCAAAGGCACTTGGGCTACCCCTACGCGAGACTTGGTCAGAAATTTGGGATGACCAAATCAAGCCAATGTTTAAGGGAATTAAGGATACGGGTGAAGCCGTCTTTGCGGAAGATCTGCTGTTTCAGCTCTTGCGCTTTGGCGACCTAGAAGAAGCCTATTTTACGGTGTGCTACAGCCCTATTTTGGATGAGGTGGGCAAATTCAGTGGAATACTTTGTACGAACACTGAAACCACTCAGCAAGTGATTGATCGCCGTCGCCTGACGATGTTGCGAGAGGTAGCCACAGCCGGAAGCGGGGCAAAAACGCTACAGTCCGCTTGCACTGCCGCCGCTGATACGCTCAACCCCTACGATATCCCCTTCACCTTGTTCTATCAGGTCAATTCTGAAGGTAATTTGGCAGAACTGGTGGCTGCAAGTGGACTGAGTGCAGATAGTGCCGCTGCACCTCCAACGATGACGCTAACTCCGGGGTCTGACACGAGCAATTCAACGGAGCAGTCGCAGGGTTGGTTACTGACTGAAGTACTTCAGAGCCGTGAACCTCTGCTGATGACCGACGTGGGCGATCGCTTCGGAGTGTTACCGGGAGGACCGTGGCCCGAAAGCCCCCGTTCTGCAATGATTCTCCCGATCCTATCGGGCAGTAAAGAACAGGCGGAATGTCTGCTGGTGGCTGGCATTAGTCCGCGCCTTCAGTTCAATTCCGGGTAG
- a CDS encoding response regulator, whose product MTQMPQSLDGLRVLVVDDETDIREFITIVLEAQGMSVKAVASAAAAFEVLKADQPDVLVCDIRMPGGSGHDLIRQIRQFEAKEGGHLPATAITAYQDEDKEKSLKAGFDAFLHKFAQPNEWVETIAKLAGRASA is encoded by the coding sequence ATGACACAAATGCCTCAATCTCTGGATGGGTTACGGGTGCTGGTTGTCGATGACGAAACGGACATCCGGGAATTTATCACGATTGTCCTGGAAGCGCAGGGGATGAGCGTTAAGGCAGTTGCCAGCGCAGCAGCGGCATTCGAGGTATTAAAGGCAGATCAACCCGATGTGTTGGTCTGCGACATTCGGATGCCGGGTGGCAGTGGTCATGACCTGATTCGACAGATCCGCCAGTTCGAGGCAAAAGAGGGAGGGCATCTTCCCGCCACCGCAATTACGGCTTACCAAGATGAGGACAAGGAGAAATCTCTAAAGGCTGGGTTTGATGCCTTTCTACACAAGTTCGCTCAACCCAACGAGTGGGTTGAAACGATCGCGAAATTGGCTGGGCGAGCATCAGCCTAA